A genomic region of Mesotoga sp. UBA6090 contains the following coding sequences:
- a CDS encoding L-Ala-D/L-Glu epimerase, whose translation MKIKDLRFTEKKWDFVKPFHIANNVSNSKVNIEVELVLSDGTIGLGESSSSFRVNGESGAAIFQLQKEILEMIKDFDVRDYRRIFAKLDAYSRTAPSLKAAIQFATLHAFSRLISTPVYQILGGMKDYVETDKTVSIGSLEETVHDAKEIFEAGHKVIKMKVGEDVKSDIARILAVNDEIKGVRYVIDANTGYTPKEALRFIDAMYRNDVPVGIFEQPVPAEDFEGLKIIRQGSMYPVGADESAKTKYDVMRLIKEGAVDYVNIKLMKSGLSDALAIVEMCNSAGIGLMIGCMSESGIGVSQSVHFAAGTGAFTYHDLDSHLLLKNVDPVGFRQEKDRQYPILF comes from the coding sequence ATGAAGATAAAGGATCTGCGTTTCACCGAAAAGAAATGGGACTTCGTAAAGCCTTTTCACATTGCAAACAACGTTTCCAACTCCAAAGTGAATATTGAAGTTGAATTGGTTCTGTCGGACGGAACGATCGGTCTCGGAGAGTCTTCTTCGTCCTTCAGAGTGAACGGGGAGAGCGGAGCAGCCATCTTTCAGCTCCAGAAAGAAATTCTTGAAATGATTAAAGATTTCGACGTCCGAGATTACAGGAGAATTTTCGCAAAGCTCGATGCATACTCGAGAACGGCTCCCAGTTTGAAGGCTGCCATTCAGTTTGCCACCCTTCACGCCTTTTCCAGATTGATCTCTACGCCTGTCTATCAGATTCTTGGCGGGATGAAGGATTACGTTGAGACAGACAAGACAGTGAGCATCGGCAGTCTGGAAGAGACGGTCCATGACGCTAAGGAGATCTTCGAAGCCGGCCACAAAGTTATCAAAATGAAGGTCGGCGAAGATGTTAAGAGCGACATTGCCAGGATACTGGCAGTCAACGACGAGATCAAGGGTGTCAGGTATGTGATAGATGCAAACACAGGCTATACACCCAAAGAGGCTTTGAGATTCATAGATGCAATGTACAGAAACGACGTGCCCGTGGGGATATTCGAACAACCGGTGCCTGCCGAAGATTTCGAAGGACTGAAAATAATCAGGCAGGGCTCCATGTATCCAGTCGGTGCAGATGAAAGCGCTAAGACAAAGTATGACGTTATGAGACTCATAAAGGAAGGGGCAGTCGACTATGTCAATATCAAACTTATGAAGTCGGGACTCTCAGATGCTCTTGCAATTGTAGAGATGTGCAACAGCGCTGGTATAGGTCTTATGATCGGCTGCATGAGCGAGTCTGGTATAGGAGTCTCTCAGAGCGTTCATTTCGCGGCCGGAACTGGCGCATTCACTTATCACGATCTAGATTCTCATTTATTGCTTAAGAATGTCGATCCTGTCGGGTTCAGACAGGAGAAAGATAGACAGTATCCTATTCTGTTCTAA
- a CDS encoding class II aldolase/adducin family protein, translated as MNKDEFAGQVLDACKRMEDRGMTVGTWGNISVRINDETFLITPSGMSYGCLKIDDIVMTDMRGNTIDSKRKPSIEHALHRMIYKHRPDVGAVIHTHPQYSTAFAIARKDIPAVSEELVQIIGEGVKCAEYALPGTEELAANVVSALGNNNAALLANHGAVCVGGDLSDAFKVAEVLEKSAKTIIMATIIGTPRVISHDDCLKMQNFVKYHYGQKN; from the coding sequence ATGAATAAAGATGAATTTGCAGGTCAGGTGCTGGATGCCTGTAAGAGAATGGAAGACCGGGGTATGACGGTGGGAACATGGGGAAACATAAGCGTCAGGATCAATGATGAAACCTTTCTCATAACTCCAAGTGGCATGAGTTACGGGTGTCTGAAGATCGATGATATTGTGATGACAGACATGAGAGGCAATACTATTGACAGTAAACGAAAGCCAAGCATAGAGCATGCCCTGCACAGAATGATATACAAACACCGGCCTGATGTTGGGGCGGTTATCCACACTCATCCTCAGTACTCTACGGCTTTCGCTATTGCAAGGAAAGATATTCCTGCCGTTTCCGAAGAACTCGTACAGATAATTGGAGAAGGTGTCAAATGTGCAGAGTACGCATTGCCCGGAACAGAAGAACTCGCAGCAAACGTGGTCTCAGCCCTAGGCAACAACAACGCTGCGCTGCTGGCTAATCATGGAGCAGTCTGTGTTGGCGGCGACCTGAGCGATGCCTTCAAGGTAGCCGAGGTACTTGAGAAATCCGCAAAGACTATCATCATGGCGACTATCATCGGAACCCCCCGGGTAATTTCTCATGATGACTGCCTAAAAATGCAGAATTTCGTGAAGTATCACTACGGACAAAAAAACTGA
- a CDS encoding exo-beta-N-acetylmuramidase NamZ family protein has translation MILQGIDVLQRNEFADLKNKVVGLVTNYSFVDSNLNWGIDLLFENGVNVKKIFTPEHGLGGVADGAHVSDDLHPKYGVPVVSLYGNKRKPVQEDLEGLGVLVYDIQDVGLRFYTFIYTLAYTMESAAEAGIQYTVLDRPNPLGRGVFGSRIDDELQTFVGGYRLPLQYGLTAGELALYFKKLKKLDLDLQVVKLEGWNGEPHDATSLLWNVPSPNVPTYESLLGYAGTCFFESTNVSEGRGTFKPFILIGAPWIDGSDFAAYLRREFPELRLRSREFMPFYRKYANANCSGVEFFPSNDNNFFVITLKMMEYLLKYEQFEIMDRSDDLIGIKKSAQKIRTRKLDYYQWKESGMEYINFVEDCLLYPGELNYRD, from the coding sequence ATGATTCTACAGGGTATCGATGTTCTACAAAGAAACGAATTTGCCGATTTGAAGAACAAGGTAGTCGGTCTTGTTACAAACTACTCATTTGTCGACTCTAATCTTAACTGGGGAATAGATCTCTTATTTGAAAACGGAGTCAATGTGAAGAAGATATTCACACCCGAACACGGCCTTGGAGGAGTTGCCGACGGAGCACACGTGAGCGACGATCTCCATCCGAAATATGGCGTTCCCGTAGTGAGTCTATATGGAAACAAGCGCAAACCTGTGCAGGAAGACCTCGAGGGCCTGGGTGTACTGGTATACGACATACAAGACGTAGGGCTTAGGTTTTATACGTTCATCTACACTCTAGCCTATACAATGGAATCAGCGGCAGAAGCCGGTATTCAGTATACTGTACTTGACAGGCCGAATCCACTGGGCAGAGGAGTCTTCGGGAGCAGAATAGACGACGAGTTGCAAACCTTTGTTGGCGGGTATAGACTGCCCCTCCAGTACGGTCTTACGGCCGGAGAGCTCGCCCTATACTTCAAGAAGCTCAAGAAACTCGATCTCGACCTGCAAGTCGTGAAGCTAGAAGGCTGGAACGGCGAACCTCACGATGCCACGTCTCTTCTTTGGAATGTGCCTTCACCAAATGTGCCGACCTACGAATCCCTTCTCGGCTATGCGGGAACCTGCTTCTTCGAAAGCACAAACGTCTCCGAAGGTCGCGGCACGTTCAAGCCCTTCATTCTTATAGGAGCTCCGTGGATCGACGGATCGGATTTCGCAGCATATCTGAGAAGAGAGTTCCCCGAACTCAGATTGCGGAGCCGCGAATTCATGCCCTTCTACCGGAAGTACGCAAACGCCAACTGCAGCGGAGTCGAGTTCTTTCCGAGTAATGACAACAACTTCTTTGTGATAACTTTGAAAATGATGGAGTATTTGCTAAAATATGAACAATTTGAGATAATGGATCGCTCAGACGATCTGATCGGTATTAAAAAAAGCGCACAAAAGATAAGAACTCGGAAACTCGACTACTATCAGTGGAAGGAGTCAGGGATGGAGTACATAAATTTCGTCGAAGATTGCCTTCTCTATCCCGGTGAACTGAACTATCGTGATTGA
- a CDS encoding GntR family transcriptional regulator produces MGETPIPLYYKLYVDLKESLNSGKYQKGDKLPTEKELCQQYSISRLTVRRAMDELRREGFIERLKGKGTFVTGSKREEQLAILTGFTDEARKRGSETRSVVLENKLTRVPADAVELFDIPADAMVVLLKRVRFLEGEPYAIEEAYLNVGADIRFLNITQRDMEKESLYGILRKEFNINISYAEEEMELTRLKKEEARFLRQEQDDCAIMRKRFTYTKSDICIEYVISLYRADKSKFRIVRRI; encoded by the coding sequence ATGGGGGAAACACCGATTCCACTATACTACAAGTTGTATGTTGACTTGAAGGAATCCCTCAATTCAGGCAAGTATCAGAAGGGTGATAAGCTTCCCACAGAAAAGGAGCTCTGCCAGCAGTATAGCATAAGCAGACTTACTGTCAGGAGAGCAATGGATGAGCTTAGAAGAGAGGGGTTCATCGAAAGACTCAAAGGGAAAGGTACCTTCGTCACAGGATCTAAGCGCGAAGAACAGCTTGCCATACTCACAGGATTCACGGATGAGGCGAGAAAGCGCGGCAGCGAAACCCGTTCTGTGGTTCTCGAAAACAAACTTACAAGAGTCCCTGCAGACGCGGTTGAGCTCTTCGATATTCCGGCCGATGCAATGGTCGTGCTTCTGAAGAGAGTAAGATTTCTTGAAGGCGAACCCTATGCAATTGAAGAGGCTTATCTGAACGTGGGAGCCGATATTCGCTTCCTGAACATTACACAAAGAGACATGGAAAAAGAATCTCTGTACGGGATTTTGAGAAAGGAATTCAACATAAATATCTCTTATGCCGAAGAAGAAATGGAACTCACTAGACTTAAGAAAGAAGAGGCTCGCTTTCTTCGTCAAGAACAGGACGACTGCGCGATAATGAGAAAGAGATTTACTTACACAAAGAGCGATATCTGCATTGAGTATGTGATCTCATTGTACAGAGCAGACAAAAGCAAGTTCAGAATCGTCAGAAGAATATGA